The following coding sequences are from one Rutidosis leptorrhynchoides isolate AG116_Rl617_1_P2 chromosome 11, CSIRO_AGI_Rlap_v1, whole genome shotgun sequence window:
- the LOC139875878 gene encoding pelargonidin 3-O-(6-caffeoylglucoside) 5-O-(6-O-malonylglucoside) 4'''-malonyltransferase-like has translation MAMHIVTKQSKKLIKPATPTPVTLRHYKIGFMDELAPAMNVRVVLFFSVNHNHNSKFISKLEKSLEKILPRYSVLAGRYVAATHTVDCNDLGVDFTQAKVNMKLEDMLGSEANLRLVNDLMPLEIGEVDQVTDSLLAVQVTAFECGGIALGVSISHRIADASTLCTFLNEWANISREEEYEVEHIIGSGFNSSLLFPSRGLDPFLQGFPRSKTDYDNLTINHITKKLSFTENEILNLKEKMMRDQKNGSTLRFSKVQVVSAIIWNAFITIDRRINEHPRDSVFLQPINLRGKTSSLIPSDSFGNIWGLLVTECDSGVDTVEELGDILKNSVNNGKDYYSKLRHDNEEGQKMVLNTFQYLATIPPTKNVITFTSWCKFPFYKTDFGFGKPVWVNCGSIHAKNLAYLIDGVGGNGIEAYICLEDKDVPYLEEALHFNTFVN, from the coding sequence ATGGCAATGCATATAGTAACCAAACAATCGAAAAAACTCATAAAACCAGCTACTCCAACTCCGGTGACCCTTCGTCACTACAAAATCGGCTTCATGGATGAATTAGCTCCAGCCATGAATGTACGTGTTGTCCTGTTTTTCTCTGTGAATCATaatcacaactcaaagtttatTTCTAAGCTCGAAAAATCGCTTGAAAAAATCTTACCGCGGTATTCTGTTCTTGCCGGTAGGTACGTTGCAGCAACCCATACCGTTGACTGCAACGACCTAGGCGTTGACTTTACACAAGCGAAAGTCAACATGAAACTTGAAGACATGCTTGGTTCTGAAGCGAATTTAAGATTAGTCAATGATTTGATGCCATTAGAAATTGGTGAAGTTGATCAAGTCACTGACTCGTTGCTTGCGGTTCAAGTAACCGCGTTTGAATGCGGCGGTATAGCACTTGGTGTAAGCATTTCACATCGGATTGCCGATGCATCAACTTTATGTACGTTTCTAAACGAATGGGCTAATATAAGCCGAGAAGAAGAATATGAAGTTGAACATATTATTGGGTCGGGTTTCAATTCATCTTTATTGTTTCCTAGTCGTGGGCTAGATCCGTTTCTTCAAGGATTTCCGAGGTCAAAAACTGATTATGATAATCTAACGATCAATCACATCACAAAGAAACTTTCGTTTACCGAAAATGAGATATTAAacttaaaagaaaagatgatgcgGGATCAAAAAAATGGTAGTACTTTGCGGTTCTCAAAGGTACAAGTGGTGTCAGCAATCATATGGAATGCTTTTATTACCATCGATCGAAGAATAAACGAGCATCCACGAGATTCTGTTTTTCTTCAGCCGATAAACTTGAGGGGGAAAACCTCATCTTTAATACCAAGCGATTCGTTTGGGAATATTTGGGGGTTATTAGTAACAGAATGCGATAGCGGTGTTGATACTGTTGAAGAACTTGGGGATATTTTGAAAAATTCTGTCAATAATGGTAAAGATTACTACTCAAAGTTACGACATGATAACGAAGAAGGACAAAAAATGGTTCTTAATACCTTCCAATATTTAGCGACGATTCCTCCCACAAAAAATGTGATCACGTTTACTAGCTGGTGTAAGTTCCCTTTTTATAAAACGGACTTTGGATTTGGAAAGCCGGTTTGGGTAAACTGTGGAAGTATTCACGCAAAAAATTTAGCGTATTTGATCGATGGTGTGGGAGGTAATGGCATTGAAGCATATATATGTTTGGAAGATAAAGATGTGCCTTACTTAGAAGAAGCTCTACATTTCAATACATTTGTTAATTAG